Proteins from a genomic interval of Staphylococcus debuckii:
- the radA gene encoding DNA repair protein RadA, producing the protein MAKKKVIFECMACGYQSPKWMGKCPNCGAWNQMEEVVEKKEAPSGRGMRTREQTAKVTKLNQVQNETTPRIQTSSPEFDRVLGGGVVQGSLVLIGGDPGIGKSTLLLQICSALSQKKKVLYITGEESLNQTKLRADRLDEDSSNLNVFAETDLEVIKEAVKQTQPDLVVVDSIQTIYHPDINSAPGSVSQVRESTQILMGIAKQMNIATFIVGHVTKEGQIAGPRLLEHMVDTVLYFEGDEHHAYRILRAVKNRFGSTNEMGIFEMKHSGLKGVKNPSEMFLEERSTNVAGSTIVPTMEGTRPLLIEVQALVTPTTFNNPRRMATGIDHNRLNLLMAVLEKKESYLLQQQDAYIKVAGGVRLTEPAVDLAIIASIASSFKDQPVNGMDCYVGEVGLTGEVRRVSRIEQRVQEAAKLGFKRVIIPKTNIGGWDFPDGIQVIGVTSVHEALDFALMKR; encoded by the coding sequence TTGGCAAAGAAAAAAGTCATTTTTGAGTGTATGGCATGTGGGTACCAATCTCCGAAATGGATGGGTAAATGTCCGAATTGCGGAGCTTGGAACCAAATGGAAGAAGTCGTTGAAAAGAAAGAAGCACCAAGCGGCAGAGGCATGCGTACACGTGAGCAGACAGCGAAAGTAACGAAGCTGAATCAAGTACAAAATGAGACGACTCCACGTATTCAAACGAGTTCTCCTGAATTCGACAGAGTCTTAGGAGGCGGTGTTGTACAAGGGTCGCTGGTCTTAATCGGCGGAGATCCAGGGATTGGTAAATCTACGTTGCTGCTGCAAATCTGTTCAGCCTTATCACAAAAGAAAAAAGTATTATATATAACAGGTGAAGAATCACTTAACCAAACAAAATTGCGTGCAGATCGTCTAGACGAAGATTCTAGCAATTTGAACGTATTTGCAGAAACAGATTTAGAAGTGATTAAAGAAGCGGTCAAACAGACACAACCTGATTTAGTAGTGGTAGATTCGATTCAAACAATTTACCACCCGGATATCAATTCTGCGCCAGGTTCGGTCTCGCAAGTAAGAGAAAGTACGCAAATTTTAATGGGCATTGCAAAGCAGATGAATATTGCGACCTTTATAGTAGGACATGTAACGAAAGAAGGCCAAATTGCAGGGCCGAGATTACTAGAACACATGGTGGATACAGTATTGTATTTTGAAGGTGATGAACACCATGCCTATCGTATCTTGCGCGCAGTTAAAAACCGCTTCGGCTCAACTAACGAAATGGGTATTTTTGAAATGAAACATAGCGGATTAAAGGGCGTGAAAAATCCTTCCGAAATGTTCTTAGAAGAACGTTCTACCAATGTAGCAGGTTCGACTATCGTGCCAACCATGGAAGGTACCAGACCGCTATTGATTGAAGTACAAGCCTTGGTTACACCGACAACTTTCAATAATCCTAGACGGATGGCTACAGGTATCGACCATAACCGTTTGAATTTATTGATGGCTGTACTTGAGAAGAAGGAAAGCTATTTATTGCAACAGCAAGATGCTTATATCAAAGTAGCAGGCGGGGTCAGATTAACTGAACCAGCTGTCGATTTAGCAATTATTGCTTCGATTGCTTCTAGTTTTAAAGATCAGCCAGTCAACGGAATGGATTGCTATGTGGGTGAAGTAGGATTGACTGGTGAAGTACGTCGCGTTTCACGCATTGAGCAACGCGTACAAGAAGCAGCGAAACTTGGATTTAAACGTGTGATTATCCCTAAAACAAATATTGGCGGTTGGGATTTCCCTGATGGAATCCAAGTTATCGGCGTCACAAGTGTACATGAAGCGCTTGATTTCGCCTTGATGAAACGCTGA
- a CDS encoding ATP-dependent Clp protease ATP-binding subunit, protein MLFGRLTERAQRVLAHAQEEAIRLNHSNIGTEHLLLGLMKEPEGIAAKVLESFGITEDLVVAEVEKLIGQGQEQVGTLHYTPRAKKVIELSMDEARKLHHNFVGTEHILLGLIRENEGVAARVFANLDLNITKARAQVVKALGSPEMSNKNAQAAKSNNTPTLDGLARDLTAIAKDGTLDPVVGRDAEITRVIEVLSRRTKNNPVLIGEPGVGKTAIAEGLAQAIVNNEVPETLKNKRVMSLDMGTVVAGTKYRGEFEERLKKVMEEIRQAGDVILFIDELHTLIGAGGAEGAIDASNILKPALARGELQAIGATTLDEYRKHIEKDAALERRFQPVQVDEPTVEDTVSILKGLRDRYEAHHRINISDEAIEAAARLSDRYVSDRFLPDKAIDLIDEASSKVRLKSHTTPTNLKEIEQEIEKVKNEKDAAVHSQEFENAANLRDKQTKLEKQYEDAKNEWKNAQGGSNTTLSENDIAEVIAGWTGIPLTRLNETESERLLNLEDTLHERVIGQKDAVTSISKAVRRARAGLKDPKRPIGSFIFLGPTGVGKTELARALAESMFGDEDAMIRVDMSEFMEKHSVSRLVGAPPGYVGHDDGGQLTEKVRRKPYSVILFDEIEKAHPDVFNILLQVLDDGFLTDTKGRRVDFRNTVIVMTSNVGAQELQDQRFTGFGGGSSEGQDYETIRSTMLKELKNAFRPEFLNRVDDIIVFHKLNKEELKEIVTKMVNKLTERLSEQDINISVTEKAKEKIAEEGYDPQYGARPLIRAIQKTVEDNLSELILDGNQLEGKDVVVDHNGEKFEYNINDRETDETVKTATKA, encoded by the coding sequence ATGTTATTCGGCAGACTTACAGAACGTGCACAGCGTGTATTAGCGCATGCACAAGAAGAAGCGATTCGTTTGAATCACTCAAATATCGGAACTGAACACTTACTTCTCGGTTTAATGAAAGAACCAGAAGGCATCGCAGCTAAAGTATTAGAAAGTTTCGGTATTACAGAAGATCTTGTAGTAGCAGAAGTAGAGAAACTAATCGGACAAGGTCAAGAACAAGTCGGCACATTGCACTATACGCCAAGAGCTAAGAAAGTTATCGAACTTTCAATGGATGAAGCACGTAAACTTCACCATAATTTCGTCGGAACAGAGCATATCTTGCTTGGTTTAATCCGTGAAAATGAAGGCGTAGCAGCACGTGTGTTTGCAAACTTAGACTTAAATATTACAAAAGCACGTGCTCAAGTTGTTAAAGCACTTGGCAGTCCGGAAATGAGCAACAAAAATGCGCAAGCCGCAAAATCTAATAACACACCGACATTAGATGGTTTAGCACGTGATTTAACAGCGATTGCTAAAGACGGCACATTAGATCCTGTTGTCGGACGTGACGCAGAAATCACACGTGTGATCGAAGTATTGAGCCGTCGTACTAAAAACAACCCAGTATTAATCGGGGAACCTGGTGTAGGTAAAACAGCAATTGCAGAAGGCTTAGCTCAAGCGATTGTGAATAATGAAGTACCTGAAACATTGAAAAATAAACGTGTGATGTCTCTAGATATGGGCACAGTGGTTGCTGGTACTAAATATCGTGGTGAATTCGAAGAAAGACTTAAAAAAGTAATGGAAGAAATTCGCCAAGCAGGTGATGTTATCTTATTCATCGATGAATTGCACACATTAATCGGTGCAGGCGGTGCTGAAGGCGCAATTGATGCCTCTAACATCTTGAAACCAGCACTTGCACGTGGTGAATTGCAAGCAATCGGTGCCACAACATTAGACGAATATCGTAAACACATTGAAAAAGACGCAGCGTTAGAACGTCGTTTCCAACCTGTACAAGTAGATGAACCAACTGTTGAAGACACAGTATCTATCTTGAAAGGTCTACGTGATCGTTATGAAGCACATCACCGTATTAATATCTCTGATGAAGCTATCGAAGCAGCAGCACGTTTAAGTGACCGTTACGTTTCAGATCGCTTCTTACCAGATAAAGCTATCGACTTAATCGATGAAGCAAGTTCTAAAGTAAGACTTAAAAGTCATACCACACCAACAAACTTGAAAGAAATCGAACAAGAAATTGAAAAAGTGAAAAACGAAAAAGATGCAGCTGTACATTCACAAGAATTTGAAAATGCTGCTAACCTTCGTGATAAACAAACTAAATTAGAAAAACAATATGAAGACGCTAAAAACGAATGGAAAAATGCACAAGGCGGTTCTAATACCACATTAAGTGAAAATGACATCGCTGAAGTGATTGCAGGATGGACTGGTATTCCATTGACTCGTCTGAACGAAACAGAATCAGAACGTCTGTTGAACTTAGAAGACACATTGCATGAACGTGTTATCGGTCAAAAAGATGCTGTCACTTCAATCAGTAAAGCCGTAAGACGTGCTCGTGCAGGATTGAAAGACCCTAAACGTCCAATCGGAAGCTTTATCTTCTTAGGACCAACTGGTGTAGGTAAAACAGAATTGGCTCGTGCCTTAGCTGAATCAATGTTCGGGGACGAAGATGCAATGATTCGTGTAGACATGAGTGAGTTCATGGAAAAACACTCAGTCAGTCGTTTAGTTGGTGCCCCTCCAGGCTATGTAGGTCATGATGACGGCGGACAATTAACTGAAAAAGTAAGACGTAAACCTTATTCAGTTATCTTGTTTGATGAAATCGAAAAAGCACATCCAGATGTATTCAATATCTTGCTTCAAGTCTTAGATGATGGTTTCTTAACTGATACTAAAGGACGCAGAGTCGATTTCCGTAACACAGTCATTGTTATGACTTCAAACGTTGGTGCACAAGAATTACAAGACCAACGCTTTACAGGCTTCGGCGGCGGTTCATCAGAAGGCCAAGACTATGAAACAATTCGCAGTACAATGTTGAAAGAATTGAAAAATGCCTTCCGCCCTGAATTCTTAAACCGTGTAGATGACATTATCGTCTTCCACAAACTTAATAAAGAAGAATTAAAAGAAATCGTAACTAAAATGGTTAATAAACTTACAGAACGCTTATCTGAACAAGATATTAATATCAGCGTTACTGAAAAAGCTAAAGAAAAAATTGCTGAAGAAGGTTACGACCCTCAATATGGTGCACGTCCGCTTATCAGAGCAATTCAAAAAACAGTTGAAGACAACTTGAGTGAATTGATCTTAGACGGCAACCAATTAGAAGGCAAAGATGTAGTTGTTGATCATAACGGCGAAAAATTTGAATATAACATCAATGATCGTGAAACAGATGAAACGGTTAAAACAGCTACAAAAGCGTAA
- a CDS encoding NYN domain-containing protein, translating into MKDRYLIIDGYNMIGQSSYLTNLAKDSLEEAREKLLLSIGNYNAAVAGEIICVFDAYEQEGNESVSYYHGIKTIFTKENETADSYIERLVYDLYDKHTTHIAVVTSDLSEQHAIFGTGAYRIPSREMWQNIKLNEASVNTSMKSFDNNKPRTRIPLSDEVLTEFEKIRRGNQEK; encoded by the coding sequence ATGAAGGATCGTTATTTAATTATTGATGGTTATAACATGATAGGTCAAAGCAGCTATCTGACAAATTTAGCTAAAGATAGTTTAGAAGAAGCTAGAGAAAAGTTGTTGTTATCGATAGGTAATTATAATGCTGCAGTAGCAGGTGAAATTATTTGTGTGTTTGATGCCTACGAACAAGAGGGCAATGAAAGCGTGAGTTACTATCATGGGATTAAAACTATTTTTACAAAAGAAAATGAAACAGCAGATAGCTATATAGAACGACTTGTGTATGATTTGTACGATAAGCATACGACACATATCGCTGTAGTAACGAGTGATTTGAGTGAACAGCATGCTATTTTTGGAACAGGTGCTTATCGTATCCCTTCGCGGGAAATGTGGCAAAATATCAAGTTGAACGAAGCGAGCGTTAATACATCAATGAAATCCTTTGACAATAACAAGCCGAGAACTCGCATTCCTCTGTCAGATGAGGTGCTCACAGAATTTGAAAAAATACGGCGCGGCAACCAAGAAAAAT
- the cysE gene encoding serine O-acetyltransferase, which yields MRDDIKMVFEQDPAARTAFEVATTYAGLHAVWSHLVAHKLYNKQHYVAARIISQVSRFFTGIEIHPGAKIGKRLFIDHGMGVVIGETCTIGDNVTIYQGVTLGGTGKEKGKRHPDIGDNVLIAAGSKILGNIKVDSNVNIGANSVVLQNVPSYTTVVGIPGHIVKQHGKRIGKNFDHLNLPDPIYEQMKQLEKQLEQVKNGEIQDDYII from the coding sequence ATGAGAGACGATATAAAAATGGTGTTTGAACAAGACCCTGCTGCCAGAACAGCATTCGAAGTTGCAACAACTTATGCAGGACTACATGCAGTTTGGAGTCACTTAGTGGCTCATAAATTATATAATAAGCAGCATTATGTGGCTGCGCGTATTATTTCGCAAGTTTCACGGTTTTTTACAGGTATTGAAATTCATCCGGGAGCTAAAATAGGTAAACGTTTATTCATTGACCATGGCATGGGTGTAGTTATCGGGGAGACATGTACTATCGGTGATAACGTTACAATTTATCAAGGTGTGACGCTTGGCGGTACTGGTAAAGAGAAAGGGAAACGTCACCCTGACATCGGGGACAACGTTTTAATTGCTGCAGGTTCAAAAATTCTAGGCAATATCAAAGTAGATTCTAATGTTAATATCGGAGCGAATTCGGTTGTACTGCAAAATGTACCAAGCTATACAACAGTAGTAGGTATTCCAGGACATATTGTGAAACAACATGGTAAACGTATCGGTAAAAACTTTGACCATCTCAATCTGCCAGATCCAATTTACGAACAAATGAAACAATTAGAAAAGCAACTAGAGCAAGTTAAGAATGGAGAGATTCAAGATGATTACATTATATAA
- the cysS gene encoding cysteine--tRNA ligase produces the protein MITLYNTLTRQKEPFEPLEPGKVKMYVCGPTVYNYIHIGNARPAINYDVVRRYFEYKGYDVNYVSNFTDVDDKLIKRSKELNESVPEIADRYIQAFYEDTGALNVKKATSNPRVMNHMDDIIAFIKDLVDKGYAYESGGDVYFRTRKFEDYGKLSHQSIDDLKVGARIESGEQKEDALDFTLWKKAKPGEISWDSPFGKGRPGWHIECSVMAYNELGETIDIHAGGSDLQFPHHENEIAQSEAHNHAPFANYWMHNGFINIDNEKMSKSLGNFVLVHDIIKEVDPDVLRFFMISVHYRSPINYNMELVESAKSGLERIRNSYQAIEEREAIATDIEEQSEYIEQVDQLLAQFEKVMDDDFNTANAITTWYDLAKLANKYVLENTTSKKVIARFKEVFQIFSDVLGVPLKGKQQDELLDEDIEALIEERNEARKNKDFARADEIRDQLKEQNIILEDTAQGVRFKRG, from the coding sequence ATGATTACATTATATAATACTTTAACAAGACAAAAAGAACCCTTTGAACCGCTAGAACCGGGTAAAGTTAAAATGTACGTCTGCGGGCCAACGGTTTATAACTATATTCATATCGGAAACGCACGTCCTGCTATCAATTATGATGTGGTGCGCCGTTACTTCGAATATAAAGGTTATGATGTCAATTACGTCTCTAACTTTACAGATGTGGATGACAAATTGATCAAACGCTCTAAAGAGTTGAATGAAAGTGTCCCTGAAATTGCGGACCGTTACATCCAAGCTTTTTACGAAGATACAGGTGCTTTAAATGTTAAAAAAGCGACTTCTAATCCGCGCGTTATGAATCATATGGATGATATTATCGCATTCATTAAAGATTTAGTAGATAAAGGCTATGCTTACGAAAGTGGCGGAGATGTTTATTTCCGCACACGTAAATTCGAAGACTATGGTAAATTAAGCCATCAATCTATTGATGATTTGAAGGTCGGCGCACGTATTGAATCAGGTGAACAAAAAGAAGATGCGTTGGACTTTACACTATGGAAAAAAGCCAAACCAGGCGAAATCAGCTGGGATAGTCCATTTGGTAAAGGGCGTCCAGGTTGGCATATTGAATGCTCAGTAATGGCATATAATGAACTGGGTGAAACGATTGATATTCACGCAGGTGGCAGTGATTTGCAATTCCCTCACCACGAAAATGAAATTGCACAATCAGAGGCACATAACCATGCACCATTTGCAAACTACTGGATGCATAATGGATTTATTAATATTGATAATGAGAAAATGAGTAAGTCATTAGGCAACTTTGTGTTAGTGCATGACATTATTAAAGAAGTGGACCCAGATGTATTACGTTTCTTTATGATCAGTGTGCATTACCGCAGTCCAATCAATTACAATATGGAACTAGTTGAGTCAGCTAAAAGCGGTTTGGAACGTATCCGCAACAGTTATCAAGCCATCGAAGAACGTGAAGCCATTGCAACAGATATTGAAGAACAATCTGAATATATCGAACAAGTTGATCAATTGTTGGCACAATTTGAGAAAGTAATGGATGACGATTTCAATACAGCAAATGCGATTACTACTTGGTATGATTTAGCGAAATTAGCGAATAAATATGTATTGGAAAATACCACTTCTAAAAAAGTAATCGCTCGCTTTAAAGAAGTCTTCCAAATCTTCAGTGATGTCTTAGGTGTTCCATTAAAAGGTAAACAACAAGATGAATTGTTGGATGAAGATATTGAAGCCTTAATTGAAGAACGTAATGAAGCACGAAAAAATAAAGACTTTGCACGCGCTGATGAAATTCGTGATCAATTAAAAGAACAAAATATTATCCTTGAAGATACTGCACAAGGCGTGAGATTCAAACGTGGATAA
- the gltX gene encoding glutamate--tRNA ligase has protein sequence MSERVRVRYAPSPTGYLHIGNARTALFNYLFAKHYDGDFIVRIEDTDKKRNLDDGESSQFSNLEWLGLEWDESVDKDKGYGPYRQSERAKFYDPLVEQLLAEDKAYKCYMTEEELEQEREEQIARGATPRYAGKHAHLTPEEEAAFEAEGRQPSIRFRVPKGKVYKFDDMVKGEVSFESDNIGDWVIVKKDGVPTYNFAVAADDHYMEISDVIRGDDHVSNTPKQLMIYEAFGWEPPRFGHISLIVNEQRKKLSKRDGQILQFIEQYRDLGYLPEALFNFITLLGWSPEGEEEIFSKEEFIKIFDENRLQKSPAFFDKKKLAWVNNQYMKQKDSEKVFELALPHLINAGLIPESPSEADLDWGRKLIGLYQKEMSYAGEIVPLSEMFFRDEIELNDEEKEVISGEQVPELMNHLYGKLEALEPFEAAEIKKTIKAVQKETGIKGKQLFMPIRVAVTGEMHGPELPNTMEVLGKEKVLTRLKKYL, from the coding sequence ATGAGTGAACGCGTAAGAGTAAGATATGCACCGAGTCCAACAGGTTATTTGCATATCGGAAACGCTAGAACAGCACTATTCAACTACTTATTTGCTAAACATTATGATGGAGATTTTATTGTACGTATTGAAGATACAGATAAAAAACGTAACTTAGATGATGGTGAATCTTCTCAATTCAGCAATTTGGAATGGTTAGGTCTTGAGTGGGATGAATCAGTGGACAAAGATAAAGGTTACGGTCCGTACCGCCAATCAGAACGTGCGAAATTCTATGATCCTTTAGTGGAACAATTATTAGCAGAAGATAAAGCTTATAAATGTTATATGACTGAAGAAGAATTAGAACAAGAACGTGAAGAACAGATTGCACGTGGCGCAACACCGCGTTACGCAGGTAAACATGCTCATTTAACACCTGAAGAAGAAGCGGCATTCGAAGCAGAAGGCCGTCAACCTTCAATTCGTTTCCGTGTGCCTAAAGGTAAAGTCTATAAATTCGATGATATGGTTAAGGGTGAAGTATCGTTTGAATCTGATAATATCGGCGACTGGGTTATTGTGAAAAAAGACGGTGTTCCGACTTATAACTTCGCTGTAGCAGCAGATGATCATTATATGGAAATTTCTGATGTTATCCGTGGCGATGATCACGTTTCAAACACACCTAAACAATTAATGATTTATGAAGCGTTCGGTTGGGAACCACCACGTTTCGGTCACATTTCACTTATCGTGAATGAACAACGCAAAAAATTAAGTAAACGTGACGGTCAAATCTTGCAATTTATCGAACAATATCGTGACTTAGGTTACTTGCCTGAAGCATTGTTCAACTTTATTACATTGCTTGGCTGGTCTCCTGAAGGTGAAGAAGAAATCTTCTCTAAAGAAGAATTCATTAAAATCTTCGATGAAAACCGCTTGCAAAAATCACCTGCTTTCTTTGATAAGAAAAAATTAGCTTGGGTGAACAACCAATATATGAAACAAAAAGACTCTGAAAAAGTCTTTGAATTGGCTTTACCTCACTTAATCAATGCTGGTTTAATTCCTGAATCTCCTTCTGAAGCAGATTTAGACTGGGGCCGCAAATTGATTGGCTTATATCAAAAAGAAATGAGTTATGCGGGTGAAATTGTACCGTTATCTGAAATGTTCTTCCGTGATGAAATTGAATTGAATGACGAAGAAAAAGAAGTTATCAGCGGTGAACAAGTGCCAGAATTAATGAATCACTTGTATGGCAAATTGGAAGCTTTAGAACCGTTTGAAGCGGCTGAAATCAAAAAAACAATCAAAGCAGTTCAAAAAGAAACTGGTATTAAAGGCAAACAATTATTCATGCCGATTCGTGTAGCTGTAACTGGTGAAATGCACGGACCAGAATTACCAAATACGATGGAAGTATTAGGTAAAGAAAAAGTACTTACACGCTTGAAAAAATATCTGTAA
- the rlmB gene encoding 23S rRNA (guanosine(2251)-2'-O)-methyltransferase RlmB, with protein sequence MEDSVIVGRHAVKEAITSGHSINKILIQDGVKKQQLEEILKHAKNQKIVVQTVPKSKLDHLAEAPHQGVAALVAPYEYAELDDLLAQLQDKEGLPTLVILDGLEDPHNLGSILRTADAADVDGVIIPKRRSVALTQTVAKASAGAIQHVPVVRVTNLSQTMDQLKDKGYWIAGTAADNATDYRQMAVDMPLAIVIGNEGHGMSRLVKEKCDFYIKIPMAGHINSLNASVAASLMIYEIYRKRHPAGE encoded by the coding sequence GTGGAAGATTCAGTGATTGTCGGACGACATGCCGTTAAAGAAGCCATTACATCAGGACATTCAATCAACAAAATCTTAATTCAAGATGGCGTAAAAAAACAACAACTTGAAGAAATATTAAAACATGCAAAAAATCAAAAAATAGTGGTCCAAACTGTCCCAAAATCAAAATTAGATCATTTAGCTGAAGCGCCGCATCAAGGGGTCGCTGCATTAGTGGCACCGTATGAATATGCTGAGTTAGACGACTTGCTCGCTCAATTGCAAGACAAAGAAGGATTGCCGACTTTGGTAATACTAGACGGATTAGAAGATCCTCATAATCTAGGGTCTATTCTACGTACCGCAGATGCTGCAGATGTGGACGGAGTCATTATTCCGAAAAGACGTTCTGTAGCCTTGACCCAAACTGTTGCCAAAGCTTCTGCAGGCGCCATTCAACATGTACCTGTAGTACGCGTGACAAACTTATCTCAAACCATGGATCAATTGAAAGATAAAGGTTACTGGATAGCAGGTACAGCTGCTGATAATGCAACAGACTATCGACAAATGGCAGTCGACATGCCGCTTGCTATTGTTATCGGTAATGAAGGTCACGGTATGAGCAGATTGGTGAAAGAAAAATGTGATTTTTATATTAAAATTCCTATGGCGGGCCATATCAACAGCTTAAACGCTTCTGTAGCTGCGAGCTTGATGATATATGAGATTTATCGCAAACGCCATCCGGCAGGTGAATAA
- a CDS encoding PIN/TRAM domain-containing protein — translation MKIIRMIVIASYIILGATLGVIIIPSVARDTGILHTYPWLANKYIISLIGILIFFLIFGIFIPRITKYVRKLEIFIMRHSAIEILFAAIGLIMGLLISVMISFILNLIGSSLFLHVLPIIITVFLSYLGFQFGLKKRDEMLMFLPEKMARSAQLNTYSAAPKIIDTSAVIDGRILEVIECGFLDGEILIPQGVINELQIVADSTDSVKRDKGQRGLDILNRLHDNTYPTRIIHPQKSYNDIDALLIKLAHKYKADVITTDFNLNKICHVQGVKVLNVNDLSEAVKPTVRQGDQMNLLLTKIGKEPGQGVGYLEDGTMVVIDDAKTYVGEYVDIEIISILQTSSGRIIFAKLI, via the coding sequence GTGAAAATTATTAGAATGATTGTGATAGCAAGCTATATTATCTTAGGTGCCACACTCGGTGTTATTATAATCCCGTCAGTGGCACGTGATACAGGAATACTGCATACTTATCCTTGGCTTGCCAACAAATATATTATCAGCTTAATTGGTATACTAATATTCTTTTTAATCTTTGGAATATTTATTCCGCGCATCACGAAATATGTGCGAAAGCTTGAAATCTTTATTATGCGTCATAGCGCAATCGAAATTTTATTTGCAGCCATTGGTTTGATTATGGGCTTATTAATTTCTGTAATGATTTCTTTCATCTTAAATTTAATTGGTTCTTCATTATTTCTTCATGTTTTACCTATTATCATTACAGTCTTCTTAAGTTACTTAGGGTTCCAATTCGGTTTGAAAAAAAGAGACGAGATGTTGATGTTTCTGCCTGAAAAAATGGCACGTTCAGCACAATTGAACACCTACAGTGCTGCGCCTAAAATTATTGATACCAGCGCAGTCATTGATGGCAGAATTTTAGAAGTGATAGAATGCGGATTCTTAGATGGTGAGATATTAATTCCGCAAGGTGTGATCAATGAACTTCAAATTGTGGCAGATTCTACAGATAGCGTGAAGAGAGATAAAGGGCAACGTGGGTTAGATATCTTGAATCGTCTGCACGACAATACGTATCCTACGCGGATTATACATCCTCAAAAATCATATAATGATATTGATGCGTTGTTAATTAAATTAGCACATAAATATAAAGCAGATGTGATTACTACTGATTTTAATTTAAATAAAATCTGCCACGTTCAAGGCGTGAAAGTCTTAAACGTCAACGATTTATCGGAAGCGGTGAAACCGACTGTGCGTCAAGGCGATCAGATGAATCTCTTGCTGACAAAAATAGGGAAAGAGCCTGGTCAAGGTGTCGGCTATTTAGAAGATGGTACGATGGTAGTGATTGATGATGCGAAAACATATGTAGGTGAATATGTAGATATTGAAATCATAAGTATTTTACAAACTTCGTCGGGCCGTATTATATTTGCTAAATTAATTTAA
- a CDS encoding Mini-ribonuclease 3 produces MDNINNIKLLNPLSLAYMGDAVLDQFVRKHIILKLRAKPNRLHQQAKQYVTAKSQAATLDFLMQEDWFTEEEQEIIRRGRNAKSHTKAKNTDVQTYRKSSGLEAVIGYLYLENKEERLQALLESIVTAVEERE; encoded by the coding sequence GTGGATAATATAAATAATATAAAACTGCTGAACCCATTATCTTTAGCATATATGGGGGATGCAGTTTTAGACCAATTTGTCCGCAAACATATCATTTTGAAATTACGTGCAAAGCCGAATCGTTTGCATCAGCAAGCTAAACAATATGTAACTGCTAAAAGCCAAGCTGCTACGCTGGATTTTCTGATGCAAGAAGACTGGTTTACAGAAGAAGAACAAGAAATCATACGACGAGGCCGTAATGCTAAAAGTCATACTAAAGCTAAAAACACTGACGTACAGACTTATCGTAAGAGTTCGGGGTTAGAAGCGGTAATAGGCTATTTATATTTAGAAAATAAAGAAGAAAGACTGCAAGCATTATTAGAAAGTATTGTAACTGCAGTAGAAGAAAGGGAGTGA